Proteins encoded by one window of Salvia splendens isolate huo1 chromosome 14, SspV2, whole genome shotgun sequence:
- the LOC121765715 gene encoding probable E3 ubiquitin-protein ligase RHC2A, translated as MSSTYWCYRCNRFVRVWTQGSVSCPDCSSGFVEEIEAPNRSSLSDSRRRRFPAAAMYMMRTPDSGPGLGSGSATGSSPRLRRSRRNGGDRSPFNPVIVLRGPNEGGGGAAAGAAGAGFELFYDDGAGSGLRPLPASMSEFLLGSGFDRLLDQLAQIETNGIGRIDSNPPASKAAIESMPTIDISDDHVDIESYCAVCKEAFEVGGEAREMPCKHLYHQDCIMPWLSLRNSCPVCRHELPTDNESVGAGVGQDVSEGNRANEVGNDDETVGLTIWRLPGGGFAVGRFSGGRGGGERELPVVYTEMDEAFNNNGAPRRISWGSRGSISRERSGLRRVLNRLFACFGRGGSSTSTASSDSRMSRRSGSGSLSSVFSSSSRLRRGWGSETNEWM; from the coding sequence ATGTCTTCAACCTACTGGTGCTACAGATGCAACCGCTTCGTGAGGGTTTGGACCCAGGGCTCCGTCAGCTGTCCCGATTGCAGCAGTGGATTCGTCGAAGAAATTGAGGCTCCGAACAGATCCTCGCTCTCCGActcccgccgccgccgcttccCAGCTGCGGCGATGTATATGATGCGGACGCCTGATTCGGGCCCCGGCTTGGGGTCCGGATCCGCCACGGGGTCTAGCCCGAGGCTGAGACGGAGCCGCCGGAATGGGGGCGATCGCTCGCCGTTTAATCCAGTTATTGTTCTTCGCGGACCGAATGAGGGCGGCGGCGGAGCTGCCGCCGGAGCTGCCGGAGCAGGATTTGAATTGTTCTACGACGATGGTGCGGGATCGGGTCTACGGCCGCTGCCAGCTAGTATGTCGGAGTTCTTGCTGGGTTCTGGTTTCGATAGGTTGCTGGATCAATTGGCTCAAATTGAGACTAATGGGATTGGGAGAATCGACAGCAATCCGCCAGCGTCTAAGGCTGCCATCGAGTCTATGCCAACGATTGATATCTCCGACGATCATGTGGATATTGAGTCGTATTGCGCGGTCTGTAAAGAGGCTTTTGAGGTTGGGGGTGAGGCTCGCGAGATGCCCTGCAAGCATTTGTATCATCAAGATTGTATTATGCCGTGGTTGTCGCTAAGAAATTCTTGCCCCGTGTGTAGACATGAGCTGCCGACTGACAATGAGAGTGTTGGTGCTGGTGTTGGTCAGGATGTCAGTGAAGGGAACAGAGCGAATGAGGTCGGGAATGATGATGAGACGGTTGGCTTGACGATATGGCGACTGCCCGGCGGCGGGTTTGCTGTGGGGAGGTTTTCGGGTGGAAGGGGAGGGGGAGAGAGGGAGTTGCCGGTGGTTTACACGGAGATGGACGAGGCCTTCAATAACAATGGGGCACCTAGGAGAATTTCGTGGGGTTCTAGAGGTAGTATTTCGAGGGAGAGAAGTGGATTGAGGAGAGTCTTGAATCGTTTGTTTGCGTGTTTTGGCAGAGGTGGATCTTCGACTTCTACTGCCAGCTCAGACTCTAGGATGAGTAGGAGGAGCGGCAGTGGCTCGTTGTCATCAGTATTTAGTTCTTCATCGAGGCTGCGTAGAGGATGGGGTTCTGAAACTAATGAATGGATGTGA